A single genomic interval of Papaver somniferum cultivar HN1 unplaced genomic scaffold, ASM357369v1 unplaced-scaffold_7, whole genome shotgun sequence harbors:
- the LOC113343855 gene encoding dol-P-Man:Man(7)GlcNAc(2)-PP-Dol alpha-1,6-mannosyltransferase-like, giving the protein MSSTDKNRSWQILQSYGWDLLLGFIAMFYVLMVPYTKVEESFNVQAMHDILYHRLHIERYDHLEFPGVVPRTFIGALLVSLLTSPITLAMHLLNMPKLCSLFAVRMVLGCIILSTLRFFRIQVKRIFGYQVEAFFVVITACQFHMLFYCTRPLPNILASGLVNLAYGFWLKGCPHQTLRCLIFAAIIFRCDMVLLLGPVGLELLLSRSISIWEAFKCCICFTLLCMGFTMLVDTVMWQHFLWPEFEVFWFNSVLNRSSEWGTHAFHWYFTSALPRSLLAAYPLALLGLVLERRMLRYILPVFSFILLYSKLPHKELRFIIGSVPIFNLSAAVTASRLYNNRNKGVWKWFNFAVVGSLLMSVGCSLVMFMASYENYPSGYALKALHQMAPDDSSLKVQMLHIDTLSAMNGISRFCENSPPWRYSKEEKIPFMEFQHRNFTYLLNEHSSIDGFKCLHVVDGFSRLRLQKGFPPIILVKEPRVFIHGNIKNIDIKHSGWPGCP; this is encoded by the exons ATGTCTTCAACAGATAAAAATAGGTCATGGCAAATTCTTCAATCATATG GTTGGGATTTACTATTGGGATTCATTGCTATGTTTTATGTCTTGATGGTCCCATACACTAAGGTTGAAGAGAGCTTCAATGTTCAG GCAATGCATGATATACTGTATCACCGGCTTCATATAGAGAGG TATGACCATTTGGAGTTTCCCGGAGTTGTTCCTCGTACCTTCATAG GTGCCTTGCTAGTATCGCTTTTGACTTCACCAATTACCTTAGCAATGCATTTATTGAACATGCCAAAGCTCTGTAGTCTTTTTGCAG TTCGAATGGTTCTCGGGTGTATCATATTGTCTACATTGCGGTTCTTTCGGATCCAG GTTAAAAGGATCTTCGGTTACCAAGTTGAAGCTTTCTTTGTTGTAATAACAGCTTGTCAGTTTCACATGTTGTTCTATTGTACACGACCTCTTCCTAACATACTAGCTTCCGGTTTAG TTAACTTGGCTTATGGCTTTTGGTTGAAGGGTTGTCCACATCAAACTTTAAGATGTTTG ATTTTTGCCGCAATTATCTTTAGGTGTGATATGGTTTTGCTTCTTGGCCCTGTTGGCCTAGAGCTTTTGCTG TCAAGATCGATATcaatttgggaagcatttaaatgCTGTATCTGCTTTACTCTATTATGCATGG GTTTCACTATGTTGGTTGATACAGTTATGTGGCAGCATTTCTTGTGGCCTGAATTTGAAGTGTTCTGGTTTAACTCGGTTTTGAACCGGAGTTCGGAGTGGGGT ACACATGCTTTCCATTGGTACTTCACTTCAGCTCTTCCTCGCTCTTTACTTGCGGCATATCCTCTGGCTTTG CTTGGTTTAGTGCTTGAAAGACGGATGCTGCGGTATATTCTTCCAGTTTTCTCATTTATTCTACTTTACTCAAAGCTTCCTCATAAA GAGCTTCGTTTCATCATCGGCTCAGTTCCTATCTTCAACTTGTCAGCAGCCGTCACTGCTAGCAGACT ATACAACAATAGGAATAAAGGCGTTTGGAAGTGGTTTAATTTTGCTGTCGTTGGATCTCTTCTGATGAG tgTAGGATGCAGTCTTGTCATGTTCATGGCATCCTATGAAAACTACCCAAGCGGTTATGCTCTAAAAGCTTTACATCAGATGG CGCCCGATGACAGCAGTTTGAAAGTTCAAATGCTCCACATTGACACATTATCAGCAATGAATGGAATTTCTCGCTTTTGTGAGAATAGCCCACCATGGAG GTATTCCAAAGAAGAAAAGATTCCCTTTATGGAGTTTCAGCATCGAAATTTTACTTACCTTTTGAA TGAACATTCTAGCATCGATGGATTCAAATGCTTACATGTCGTAGATGGCTTCTCGAGGCTTCGTTTACAAAAAGGCTTCCCACCAATCATACTG GTGAAGGAACCCAGAGTGTTTATTCACGGAAATATCAAGAACATAGATATTAAGCACTCAGGTTGGCCAGGTTGCCCTTGA
- the LOC113343850 gene encoding probable phosphoribosylformylglycinamidine synthase, chloroplastic/mitochondrial — protein sequence MPNLSSVNPMAVAGEITVGQFLQGSQRQNIFLQQSLRKRKCQLLWGSLQKQSPSKGIINRSLLSSSRTLPLLKPRAVVSGNVGSYTDADSVETEQSIDKVIHFFRIPFLQESATAELLKSVQTKISSQIMGLKTEQCFNIGISAELSNEKLEVLKWLLGETYEPQSLGSESFLDKENRKSISSMVVEVGPRLSFTTAWSANAVSICRACGLTEVTRLERSRRYILTFGPGSSGLEEQQVAEFAAIVHDRMTECIYPEKLISFKTSVKPEEVQYIHVMERGREALEEINEKMGLAFDEQDLQYYTRLFREDIKRNPTTVELFDIAQSNSEHSRHWFFNGNLVIDGKPMSSTLFQIVKSTLKANPNNSVIGFKDNSSAIRGFLVNQLRPTLPGLTCPLDTSARDLDILFTAETHNFPCAVAPYPGAETGAGGRIRDTHATGRGSYVVASTAGYCVGNLHIEGSYAPWEDTAFKYPSNLASPLQILIDASNGASDYGNKFGEPMIQGYTRTFGMRLPNGERREWLKPIMFSAGIGQIDHTHITKGEPDIGMLVVKIGGPAYRIGMGGGAASSMVSGQNDADLDFNAVQRGDAEMAQKLYRVVRACIEMGEKNPIISIHDQGAGGNCNVVKEIIYPKGAEIDIRAIVVGDHTMSVLEIWGAEYQEQDAILVKPESRDLLQSICKRERVSMAVLGTISGEGRVTLVDSFATDRCRSLGLPPPPPAVDLELEKVLGDMPQKSFEFTRVDPIREPLDIAPGTTLMDSLKRVLRLPSVCSKRFLTTKVDRCVTGLVAQQQTVGPLQLTLADVAVIAQSYTGHTGGACAIGEQPIKGLLDPTAMARLAVGEALTNLVWAKITSLSDVKASGNWMYAAKLDGEGAAMFDAANALAEAMIELGIAIDGGKDSLSMAAHASDEVVKAPGNLVISVYTTCPDITLTVTPDLKLADDGVLIHIDLGKGKRRLGGSALAQVFDQVGDECPDIDDVPHLKRAFGVVQELLTDGLISAGHDISDGGLIVCVLEMAFAGNCGLHLDLNSHGTSLFQTLFAEELGLVLEVSKKNLDTVRGRLREAHITAEVIGQVTGSPLINLSVDGVTQLEQETSYLRDMWEETSFQLEGFQRLASCVELEKTGLKSRHEPSWNLSFTPAFTDKKWLAVKSKPKVAVIREEGSNGDREMSAAFYASGFEPWDITMSDLLSGAISLDEFRGIVFVGGFSYADVLDSAKGWSASIRFNQPLLTQFQEFYNRPDTFSLGICNGCQLMALLGWVPGAQVGGVLGEGGDPSQPRFIHNESGRFECRFTNVTIGDSPAIMFKGMEGSTLGVWAAHGEGRAYFPDVGIQNHVLNSNLAPVRYCDDSGRVTEVYPFNPNGSPLGVAAICSKDGRHLAMMPHPERCFLMWQYPWYPKHWDVEKKGPSPWLRMFQNAREWCS from the exons ATGCCAAATCTCAG TTCAGTTAACCCAATGGCTGTTGCGGGGGAGATTACAGTTGGGCAGTTCTTGCAG GGTTCAcagaggcaaaatatttttttgcaaCAAAGTCTCCGTAAACGAAAATGCCAGCTGCTTTGGGGTTCGTTACAAAAACAAAGCCCTTCAAAAGGGATAATCAATAGAAGTCTTCTATCATCATCAAGGACCCTGCCTCTTCTAAAGCCCAGAGCAGTGGTTTCAGGAAATGTGGGCAGTTATACGGATGCAGACTCTGTTGAGACTGAACAGTCGATTGACAAAGTCATACATTTTTTCCGGATTCCATTTCTCCAAGAGAGTGCAACTGCAGAGCTTCTTAAATCAGTTCAGACAAAGATCTCAAGTCAGATCATGGGTTTGAAAACTGAACAGTGCTTTAATATTGGAATAAGTGCAGAGCTCTCAAATGAAAAGCTGGAAGTGCTTAAATGGCTTTTGGGAGAGACGTACGAGCCTCAAAGTTTAGGGAGTGAGAGTTTTCTTGATAAGGAAAACCGGAAAAGTATTTCTTCTATGGTTGTCGAGGTTGGACCTCGTTTGTCTTTCACAACTGCATGGTCTGCTAATGCTGTATCAATTTGCAGAGCATGTGGCTTGACGGAGGTTACCCGCTTGGAGAGGTCCAGACGGTACATATTAACTTTTGGTCCGGGAAGCAGTGGGCTAGAAGAGCAACAGGTTGCTGAGTTTGCTGCAATCGTTCATGATAGAATGACAGAGTGTATCTATCCTGAGAAGCTAATATCATTCAAGACAAGTGTCAAGCCAGAGGAAGTTCAGTACATCCATGTTATGGAGAGAGGACGGGAAGCTTTAGAAGAGATTAATGAGAAGATGGGTTTAGCATTTGATGAGCAAGACTTACAGTACTACACTAGGCTTTTCAGGGAAGACATAAAAAGAAATCCAACAACCGTAGAACTCTTTGATATCGCGCAATCCAACAGTGAGCATAGTAGACACTGGTTTTTCAATGGGAATCTTGTTATCGATGGGAAACCCATGAGTAGCACACTATTCCAGATTGTGAAGAGCACTTTGAAGGCTAACCCCAACAACTCTGTTATTGGATTCAAAGACAACTCAAGTGCGATTAGAGGTTTCCTGGTGAACCAACTGCGCCCGACTCTGCCTGGTTTGACTTGTCCTTTGGACACAAGTGCTCGAGACCTTGATATTTTATTTACtgcagaaacccacaacttcCCATGTGCTGTAGCACCGTATCCTGGGGCTGAGACAGGGGCAGGAGGTAGGATTAGAGATACCCATGCAACAGGAAGGGGTTCTTATGTCGTGGCCTCCACTGCTGGTTATTGTGTTGGAAATCTTCACATTGAAGGTTCATATGCTCCATGGGAGGATACGGCGTTCAAGTACCCATCAAACTTGGCTTCGCCACTGCAGATTCTTATTGACGCAAGTAATGGTGCATCAGATTATGGGAACAAATTTGGTGAGCCCATGATTCAGGGGTACACGAGAACCTTTGGTATGAGACTTCCTAACGGGGAGAGGCGGGAATGGTTAAAGCCAATTATGTTCAGTGCAGGTATTGGGCAGATTGATCACACCCACATAACTAAAGGAGAGCCTGATATTGGAATGCTAGTTGTGAAGATTGGGGGTCCAGCATATCGAATTGGGATGGGAGGTGGTGCTGCATCTAGCATGGTTAGTGGGCAAAATGACGCGGACCTGGATTTTAATGCTGTACAACGAGGAGATGCAGAGATGGCACAGAAGTTGTACCGAGTTGTTCGTGCTTGTATTGAGATGGGGGAGAAAAACCCAATTATCAGTATCCACGATCAGGGTGCTGGTGGAAATTGTAATGTTGTAAAGGAAATTATCTACCCAAAGGGTGCCGAGATTGATATCCGGGCAATTGTTGTTGGTGACCATACTATGTCAGTTCTAGAGATATGGGGTGCTGAGTATCAAGAGCAAGATGCGATACTGGTGAAGCCTGAAAGTCGTGATTTATTGCAATCAATTTGTAAAAGGGAAAGGGTGTCTATGGCTGTTCTTGGAACTATCAGTGGTGAAGGACGAGTGACACTAGTAGACAGCTTTGCTACAGATAGGTGTCGTTCGCTTGGACTGCCTCCTCCCCCTCCTGCTGTGGATCTTGAGTTAGAAAAGGTGCTTGGAGACATGCCTCAGAAATCCTTCGAGTTTACTAGGGTTGATCCTATAAGAGAGCCACTTGATATTGCCCCAGGGACGACGTTAATGGATTCATTGAAGAGGGTATTGCGACTTCCTTCTGTGTGTTCGAAACGTTTCTTGACAACAAAAGTTGACAGATGTGTAACGGGTCTTGTAGCACAGCAGCAAACGGTTGGGCCGTTGCAACTTACTCTTGCTGATGTTGCAGTCATTGCTCAGTCATATACTGGGCATACTGGTGGTGCATGTGCTATCGGGGAGCAACCAATCAAGGGTTTGCTAGACCCAACTGCTATGGCTAGATTAGCTGTTGGGGAAGCACTTACAAATCTTGTTTGGGCTAAGATTACTTCTCTTTCTGATGTTAAGGCTAGTGGGAACTGGATGTATGCGGCCAAGCTTGATGGGGAAGGAGCAGCGATGTTTGATGCTGCTAACGCTCTGGCAGAAGCGATGATTGAACTTGGTATAGCGATAGACGGAGGAAAGGACAGTTTGTCCATGGCTGCCCATGCTTCTGACGAAGTCGTAAAGGCTCCTGGAAATCTTGTCATCAGTGTATACACCACTTGCCCAGATATAACATTGACAGTGACTCCGGATTTGAAGCTTGCAGATGATGGTGTCCTGATACACATTGATTTGGGCAAGGGAAAACGCCGGTTAGGAGGTTCCGCTCTTGCACAAGTGTTCGACCAAGTTGGTGATGAGTGCCCTGACATTGATGATGTTCCGCACCTCAAAAGAGCCTTCGGAGTTGTACAGGAGCTGCTTACAGATGGATTGATATCTGCAGGTCATGATATTAGTGATGGTGGTTTGATTGTGTGTGTTCTTGAGATGGCATTTGCTGGAAACTGTGGGTTGCATCTTGACTTGAATTCACACGGTACGAGCCTCTTCCAAACTCTCTTTGCAGAAGAGCTTGGTCTTGTCCTTGAAGTTAGCAAGAAGAACTTGGATACAGTTAGAGGAAGGCTTCGCGAGGCCCATATTACTGCTGAAGTCATAGGGCAAGTAACTGGATCACCCTTGATAAATCTATCTGTAGATGGGGTAACTCAGTTGGAACAAGAGACATCCTACCTAAGGGACATGTGGGAGGAAACTAGTTTTCAGCTTGAGGGGTTCCAAAGACTGGCTTCATGTGTTGAGTTGGAAAAAACAGGATTGAAAAGTAGGCATGAACCTTCATGGAATTTATCCTTCACTCCAGCTTTTACAGATAAGAAATGGCTGGCTGTGAAATCTAAACCAAAGGTAGCTGTGATCAGAGAAGAAGGGAGTAATGGAGATCGGGAAATGTCTGCTGCATTTTATGCTTCTGGCTTTGAGCCTTGGGACATCACTATGTCGGACCTCCTTAGTGGAGCCATCTCCCTTGATGAGTTCCGGGGGATTGTGTTCGTTGGAGGTTTCAGTTATGCAGATGTATTGGACTCAGCTAAAGGTTGGTCAGCCTCTATACGGTTTAATCAACCTCTTTTAACCCAATTCCAAGAGTTCTACAATAGGCCTGACACGTTCAGCCTTGGAATTTGCAATGGATGTCAACTCATGGCCCTACTGGGATGGGTTCCAGGAGCCCAAGTTGGTGGCGTCCTTGGTGAGGGTGGTGACCCATCACAGCCGAGGTTCATCCACAATGAATCAGGTCGATTTGAATGTCGTTTCACAAATGTGACAATTGGGGATTCACCTGCAATAATGTTCAAAGGAATGGAGGGTAGCACATTGGGTGTGTGGGCTGCTCATGGTGAGGGGAGAGCTTATTTCCCTGATGTCGGAATTCAGAATCATGTCCTTAACTCTAACCTAGCGCCAGTGAGATATTGTGATGATAGTGGGAGGGTAACAGAGGTTTACCCTTTTAATCCTAATGGGTCTCCCTTGGGAGTGGCGGCAATATGTTCTAAAGATGGAAGGCACCTTGCGATGATGCCTCATCCAGAGCGATGTTTCCTAATGTGGCAGTATCCGTGGTATCCGAAGCACTGGGACGTGGAGAAGAAAGGCCCTAGCCCATGGCTGCGAATGTTTCAAAATGCACGAGAGTGGTGCTCTTAA
- the LOC113343917 gene encoding agmatine hydroxycinnamoyltransferase 1-like → MIEQVSSKLLQPIYNDDQPISTTMHAPLTIFDRLAYDQYVSSLYAYKPPNPSNTVLERGLQKALSEYREWAGRFGEDNDGQAVINDEGLRFIEASADCTLDQAMPFTVPTFLKLSLLSEGLKELVLVQVTRFTCGSLVLSFSSNHIVADGLPMSKFMTAWAQACRGIEIHPRPLHDRNMFVPRNPSIIKFDHTNFETTKRKLSNDSMMPHYTKDDLIHQVLHFTSEFIANLKSKASSLAFPDDNGGGLTLAYSTFECLVAHLWRVITRVRLLIYGG, encoded by the coding sequence ATGATCGAACAAGTGAGTTCAAAGCTTTTGCAACCAATCTACAATGATGATCAGCCAATTTCAACCACAATGCACGCCCCTCTTACTATCTTTGATAGGCTTGCATACGACCAATATGTATCTTCACTATATGCTTATAAACCACCAAATCCATCAAACACAGTGTTAGAACGAGGACTTCAGAAGGCGTTATCGGAGTACCGAGAATGGGCTGGTAGGTTCGGTGAAGATAATGACGGTCAAGCTGTAATCAATGATGAAGGTTTGAGGTTCATTGAAGCATCAGCAGACTGCACTCTTGATCAGGCTATGCCTTTTACAGTTCCCACATTTCTAAAGCTTAGCCTACTCTCTGAAGGACTGAAGGAATTGGTTCTAGTTCAGGTCACAAGATTCACTTGTGGTTCATTAGTTTTGAGCTTCTCGTCCAACCACATTGTGGCTGATGGTCTACCTATGAGCAAGTTCATGACTGCTTGGGCTCAAGCTTGTCGTGGAATCGAGATCCACCCTCGTCCTCTGCATGACAGGAACATGTTTGTTCCTCGAAACCCATCTATTATCAAATTCGATCATACAAATTTTGAGACGACAAAAAGGAAGCTCAGTAATGATTCAATGATGCCTCATTACACAAAAGATGATTTGATACACCAAGTTCTTCACTTCACATCGGAGTTTATAGCCAACCTCAAGAGCAAGGCTTCATCACTAGCTTTTCCAGATGACAATGGTGGTGGCCTCACGCTAGCCTATAGCACCTTTGAGTGCTTGGTTGCTCATTTATGGAGGGTGATTACAAGGGTTCGGTTGCTCATTTATGGAGGGTGA
- the LOC113343918 gene encoding uncharacterized protein LOC113343918: protein MAASANPSGNQEAGGGGGNNPSNGHNNNSNGVVNGGGVGNPNNGSNGNSAVPVDSEDYIRMLKGLKHAPVPGLALKWTPEELTIFEDGLTKYAADTFLVRCAKIAMELPDKTARDIALRCRWMTKKENGKRRKDDHNPSRKSKDRKEKIADPSTKSASHLAVRPNVPPYAMPMMPMDSDDGISFKAIGGATGQLLEQNAHVFNQISANFASYQHQENINLFCQTRDNILSILNDLNDMPGIMKQMPPLPVKMNEELANTILPRSSLSMHQ, encoded by the exons ATGGCTGCAAGTGCAAACCCATCTGGGAATCAagaagctggtggtggtggtggaaacaaCCCTAGTAATGgtcataataataattctaatggAGTTGtgaatggtggtggtgttggaaaCCCTAATAATGGTAGTAATGGAAATTCGGCTGTTCCTGTTGATAGTGAAGATTATATCCGTATGTTAAAAGGGTTAAAACATGCTCCTGTTCCTGGTTTAGCTTTAAAATGGACACCTGAGGAACTCACAATCTTTGAAGATGGTCTTACTAA GTATGCCGCGGACACGTTTCTAGTGCGTTGTGCAAAGATTGCAATGGAATTGCCAGATAAGACGGCACGTGACATTGCACTTCGTTGCAGATGGATGACT aaaaaaGAGAATGGCAAGAGAAGGAAAGACGATCATAATCCATCTAGGAAGAGCAAAGACCGAAAG GAAAAAATTGCGGACCCCTCTACAAAGTCAGCATCTCACCTAGCTGTTCGACCCAATGTTCCTCCATATGCGATGCCAATGATGCCCATGGACAGCGATGATGGCATTTCCTTTAAAG CCATTGGTGGCGCAACAGGACAGTTGCTTGAGCAAAACGCACATGTTTTCAATCAGATATCTGCCAATTTTGCATCCTATCAG CATCAGGAAAACATCAATCTGTTTTGCCAAACTCGGGACAACATTCTTAGCATCTTGAATGA CTTGAACGACATGCCAGGGATAATGAAGCAGATGCCACCACTTCCAGTGAAGATGAATGAAGAGCTAGCCAACACCATACTCCCAAGGTCGTCCTTGTCCATGCATCAATAA